One region of Methanobacterium formicicum genomic DNA includes:
- a CDS encoding sulfite exporter TauE/SafE family protein, whose translation MDLIVYILILLLTGTFVGFASGLLGIGGGFIMVPVQFFLLTALGIDPDTSLRVAFATSLMVILPTALSGALGHWRRGAVLTGPAIILGTTGIIGGVLGAVISSQSPAALLSFIFGILALGSALWMIASRYPEIDKDPSHPKQSYLFWGFLGGFSSGLLGIGGGVVMVPLLNILLKFPIRKAIGTSTAFIIFASLGGIATYIFTGINATGLPPYSVGYVNLLQFVALAGTSIPMARVGVKAAHNIPEKKLKYIFAALLVYIALKMMGVFQWLNLPL comes from the coding sequence ATGGACTTAATAGTATATATATTAATTCTTTTATTAACCGGCACATTCGTGGGATTTGCTTCGGGCTTACTGGGAATTGGAGGAGGTTTCATCATGGTACCAGTCCAGTTCTTCCTCCTCACAGCCCTGGGTATTGACCCCGACACCTCCCTCCGGGTGGCCTTTGCCACCAGTTTAATGGTGATCCTACCCACGGCGCTAAGTGGGGCATTGGGGCACTGGCGCCGGGGAGCAGTACTAACTGGTCCGGCTATTATTCTGGGAACAACCGGGATAATAGGAGGTGTTTTAGGGGCCGTAATATCCAGCCAATCCCCGGCTGCACTTTTAAGTTTCATATTTGGAATACTGGCCTTGGGAAGTGCACTGTGGATGATTGCATCCAGATATCCAGAAATAGATAAGGATCCCTCGCACCCCAAGCAATCCTACCTTTTCTGGGGATTTTTAGGAGGATTTTCCTCAGGATTATTAGGTATAGGTGGAGGAGTGGTCATGGTGCCCCTTTTAAATATTCTCCTGAAGTTTCCCATACGTAAGGCCATTGGAACTTCCACGGCGTTCATCATATTTGCATCCCTGGGAGGAATAGCAACCTACATATTTACGGGAATCAATGCCACTGGTTTACCTCCCTATTCAGTAGGATACGTTAATCTACTGCAGTTTGTGGCTTTGGCCGGGACCAGTATTCCCATGGCCAGAGTGGGGGTTAAAGCGGCCCATAACATTCCTGAAAAAAAGTTAAAATACATATTCGCCGCCTTACTGGTCTACATTGCCCTGAAAATGATGGGAGTCTTCCAGTGGCTGAATTTACCATTGTAA
- a CDS encoding cache domain-containing protein — protein sequence MSKAVLLGIILMFFVAASGFFYQQQVENQQKTQLVFLVDQAVQLVEQDGENAFAELRGSSWVHNDSYIFVWRIDGIRVVYPPDPSGEGKNMTGLVDSAGKPIGKLFIQTAEKGSGWVDYMWPKPGETVPSLKITYIKKAQYQNQTYLVGSGVYI from the coding sequence ATGAGTAAAGCCGTACTATTGGGTATTATTTTAATGTTCTTTGTGGCTGCGAGTGGTTTTTTCTATCAGCAACAGGTTGAAAACCAGCAAAAAACACAACTGGTTTTTCTGGTTGATCAGGCAGTTCAACTCGTTGAACAGGATGGTGAAAATGCATTTGCTGAGCTTCGCGGTTCATCCTGGGTACACAATGATAGTTATATTTTTGTATGGAGAATTGATGGAATCCGCGTGGTTTACCCTCCGGACCCCAGTGGTGAGGGTAAAAACATGACGGGCCTAGTGGATTCTGCCGGGAAACCCATTGGTAAACTTTTCATCCAGACCGCAGAAAAAGGCAGTGGATGGGTGGATTATATGTGGCCCAAACCAGGTGAGACAGTGCCATCACTGAAGATAACCTACATAAAAAAGGCCCAGTATCAGAATCAAACCTATCTAGTGGGATCTGGGGTTTATATCTAA
- a CDS encoding MutS-related protein, with translation MDLRDIKGIGDKLASRIINHFGSQEEFFKAASNYEVYRLASMEGISQRRAVEIINTVLGNPSEEFLKTERAVQIYEEIVQRIIHYTNTEYAKNRVLLLGPGKNPELIQKNLEMVMEAKEKAAHLPRDELRNLFKNVNFSQATRPRYDTSKAILVESREDYSSLMDRELNQYAQIIHIQEVGSLDEFELVVYVYRDGALELDNTPNLAMVNCDAEDLEIVPEIVLSYYHENQILLENILKIREILGYPSVLGDVLSILDSLKASGVDEKSFDTAVNQAKERADKELEDAIKKVDLSGVEVLDLLNKGMSPKIQEIFDKILKDTVKKIKDDTGVSFDPFIQKYPLEIDEQELERIKKQELGKEYVRVFEEKVNAASQLYLLKGEVEKEIQDVLEFDYKFALGCFAYYYDLHAPQMGDGFCFKEGLHLNLAREDSSYIQRINYALESPDNVALLTGANSGGKTTLLETLAQISIMSQMGLPVCAREAQVKLVDELYFFSKKRSLDAGAFESFLSTFMPIVVREEDKLILLDELEAITELEAAVKIISSFINFIQDSESFAVIVTHMAREILKNTAVRVDGIEAQGLDEEYNLIVDRTPRMNYFARSTPELILRMVYEKSDGKLRDIYGKMLERF, from the coding sequence TTGGATTTACGTGATATCAAAGGTATAGGCGATAAGTTAGCCTCCCGCATCATCAATCATTTCGGTAGTCAGGAAGAATTTTTTAAGGCAGCCAGTAACTATGAAGTCTACCGTCTGGCAAGTATGGAAGGAATCAGCCAGCGTAGAGCGGTGGAAATCATAAACACAGTTTTAGGTAATCCTTCAGAGGAGTTTTTAAAAACTGAAAGGGCAGTCCAGATATACGAAGAAATTGTCCAACGTATAATACATTATACCAACACAGAATATGCTAAAAACCGGGTTTTACTCCTTGGTCCCGGTAAAAACCCGGAGCTGATCCAGAAAAACCTGGAGATGGTTATGGAAGCAAAAGAGAAGGCTGCTCATCTTCCACGGGATGAACTTAGAAATTTATTTAAAAATGTGAACTTTTCCCAGGCTACTCGGCCACGATACGACACTTCCAAGGCCATATTGGTAGAATCCAGGGAGGATTACTCCAGTTTAATGGATCGTGAACTAAACCAGTACGCCCAGATCATCCATATTCAGGAAGTGGGAAGTCTGGATGAATTCGAACTGGTGGTCTACGTCTACCGGGATGGTGCACTGGAACTGGACAACACTCCCAACCTGGCCATGGTTAACTGTGATGCTGAAGACCTGGAGATCGTTCCGGAGATAGTTCTCTCATATTATCATGAAAATCAGATTCTCCTGGAGAACATTTTAAAAATCAGGGAGATATTAGGTTATCCCTCTGTCCTGGGGGATGTTTTAAGCATACTGGATTCTCTTAAGGCATCAGGTGTTGATGAAAAATCATTTGACACTGCGGTGAATCAGGCCAAGGAAAGGGCAGATAAAGAACTGGAAGATGCCATTAAGAAGGTTGATCTTTCGGGTGTAGAGGTGTTGGACCTTCTGAACAAGGGTATGTCTCCCAAGATCCAGGAAATTTTTGACAAAATCCTTAAAGACACCGTTAAAAAGATTAAAGATGATACTGGGGTGAGTTTTGATCCTTTTATTCAGAAATATCCTCTAGAAATCGATGAACAAGAGTTGGAAAGGATCAAAAAACAGGAACTCGGTAAAGAATATGTTAGGGTCTTTGAAGAAAAGGTTAACGCTGCTTCCCAGCTTTATCTTCTTAAAGGTGAGGTGGAAAAAGAAATCCAGGATGTTCTGGAATTTGATTACAAATTCGCCCTGGGCTGTTTCGCCTATTACTATGATTTACACGCCCCCCAGATGGGGGATGGATTCTGCTTTAAGGAAGGTCTGCATTTGAATTTAGCACGGGAAGATTCTTCATACATACAGAGGATTAACTATGCTCTGGAGTCTCCGGACAATGTGGCTCTCCTTACCGGGGCCAACAGTGGAGGTAAAACCACCCTCCTGGAGACACTGGCCCAAATAAGTATTATGAGTCAGATGGGATTACCAGTGTGCGCCCGGGAGGCCCAGGTGAAACTGGTTGATGAACTGTACTTCTTCAGTAAGAAACGTTCCCTGGATGCCGGGGCATTTGAATCATTCCTGAGCACCTTCATGCCCATTGTGGTGCGGGAAGAGGATAAATTAATTCTTTTAGACGAGCTGGAAGCCATAACCGAGCTGGAAGCAGCAGTGAAGATAATTTCCAGTTTCATAAATTTCATACAGGATTCTGAATCCTTTGCCGTGATTGTAACCCATATGGCCCGGGAGATACTCAAAAACACCGCGGTTCGGGTGGATGGGATCGAAGCCCAGGGACTGGATGAGGAGTACAACCTGATTGTGGATCGTACCCCCCGGATGAATTACTTTGCCCGCAGTACACCAGAATTGATCCTGAGAATGGTCTACGAAAAATCCGATGGTAAACTACGGGATATCTACGGGAAGATGTTAGAGAGGTTTTAA